The window ACTGGAATCGATCAAGGAGCAGTACAGTTACCTCAACCAGGTGATCTCCTCCAACATGCTCTTCAGCAAGACGTTCCTGAAGATTAAAAAATCGTATAAGATGAAGAAGCGGGTGAGCAAGATGCTCGACGAGGACCCCAATATCAGTATCGGTAAGTACTACCGGATGAGGATCTGGGAGTGGCTGTTCTGAGAAGCCCGGTAGGGCATGCAGAGCAGCGATATTCTTATTTTTGGCCGGAATCGAGCCACCCACTCTCGTTTTGTCCGGTTGGATGCCATAATCTCCTGCAGTCTCCAGGCAATCTGTTTTGATACTCGCTTAGCCACACCTCCTGAGGAGTTGAAACAGATAAAAGAAATCCATGGAACCGAGCCAACACCAATATGCAAACAGAGACTTGATGTTGAAAAAACGGGCGAATCTTTGAGAAAACGGTGAAGGAGACATACCCCCATCTTAAGCCGCTGGAGGGATTTGAACCCCCGACCTGCTGATTACGAATCAGCCGCTATACCACTAAGCCACAGCGGCAACTGCCTTAGACTATTGTACGTCTTGCATTAAAAAAGTATCACATATGGGGACTCGCCACCCTACCCCGTTCAGGAGTAGCCCCGGATGGTGACATTGCTCTCCTGGTGTGGAGCAGCCTCCGGAGTGGTGAGCTTGCCGAACTTCTGCTCGTAGTCGGCGACGCTTTTCGCGAGCACCTCGACCAGGTTCTTTGCGTGCCGGGGGCTGATCGAGACGATCGCCTTCGCCCGCGCCTGGTTCGCGCCGGGGATCTCGTGCAGGAAGAGGAACGTAAACTCATCCTCCTTGTAGGCGATCTGGATGCGGTTCGAGTAGACCGGGTCGAGATCGCCGGGGATGTTGACCGATATCTCGCGGTTAGCCATACTCATCATCTGGGCTCCACTCCGGCATAAGAGTTCGTCTTCTCCAGCCCGGCCCCGGGGGAAGGGACCGCCACGCCGACCGCAACCCCGGACGGGTTCAGAGCATAGCCCGATATATATCGGGAGGGCGTACCCCTTCTCAAACGGGACTCGTCACGCATGACCGATTACATACCGGTATCCGCCGTCATCGCCTGCCACATCTGCCCCCGGCGCTACTACTTCGAGCGCTCGGATGAGAGTGAAGAGTCGCTTCGCTACACCGTCTGCAAACAGGTCTCAACGCACCTCGGGGAATACCTC of the Methanoculleus thermophilus genome contains:
- a CDS encoding DUF3467 domain-containing protein — its product is MANREISVNIPGDLDPVYSNRIQIAYKEDEFTFLFLHEIPGANQARAKAIVSISPRHAKNLVEVLAKSVADYEQKFGKLTTPEAAPHQESNVTIRGYS